One Bacillota bacterium genomic region harbors:
- the ybeY gene encoding rRNA maturation RNase YbeY: MPIEIINLQDKIDVTEALTVALERAVVAGMTREGLDPSNFEVSVALVDDERIRELNRDYRAKDCPTDVLSFAMDDQDVPEGEAVLGDIVISLQTAARESAEMGGFTRCVVFLAVHGLLHLLGYDHASDEEAEDMEEREREIMAGLGLPSNEAPPAASPKGSDAR; the protein is encoded by the coding sequence ATGCCTATCGAGATCATCAACCTTCAGGACAAGATCGACGTGACCGAGGCGCTGACAGTCGCGCTCGAACGTGCGGTGGTGGCGGGCATGACCCGCGAGGGACTCGATCCGTCGAACTTCGAGGTGAGCGTTGCCCTGGTGGACGACGAGCGCATTCGCGAGCTCAACAGGGATTATCGAGCCAAAGACTGTCCTACGGACGTGCTTTCCTTCGCCATGGATGACCAGGACGTTCCGGAAGGCGAAGCCGTTCTCGGAGACATCGTGATATCGCTACAGACTGCGGCCAGGGAATCGGCAGAGATGGGTGGGTTCACGCGGTGCGTCGTCTTTCTTGCCGTCCACGGACTTCTGCATCTGCTCGGGTACGATCACGCTAGCGACGAGGAAGCTGAGGACATGGAAGAGCGCGAGAGAGAGATCATGGCGGGATTGGGCCTTCCGTCGAACGAGGCGCCCCCTGCTGCCTCTCCCAAGGGGAGTGACGCGAGGTGA
- a CDS encoding HDIG domain-containing protein, producing the protein MPTPMGKPSSALSSAQDRKTGLWADPGLQRALVAAGVTAALVLILSAIVVPKRVDLEVGQPSKVDVEASRDIVNRPVTDRLREEAAREAIKEANASPANYDISLAASISAEDTIDLIFDAVEEERRKLGASPSGAGGQGVGVASLRDGVEDAVARLSAKALRDLGTRLSSETLAILMVLSEEELDVAREASKAVAGRTMREMRVSKETLDAATKHAADAVASLGLVDATERAVAEVVTSQISPNLVLNPGKVEKAREAAIRQVKPVMILKGQVVIRRGEIATEDHIAILQDLGLLVPKFNPFMFLSIVSLVVLLVSVIGAYLYLHRRDVFCSGKLLLLLGTIIVMIGAAAAVICSIPWPGASFLVPVSLGTMLIAVLVDARLSALSAVLFGALTGVIAGGSFPSATAATVSGLAGTFCVTRISERSDLMRAGVVVGAAGAVAIATIGPPVGDPSISRFWYLGLINGVLSTVVTIGFLPFFENLFRITSAIKLLELSNPTQPLLRRLLVEAPGTYHHSIIVGNLAEAAAESVGADSLLVRVGSYYHDVGKMKRPYFFVENQLMQDNPHDRIAPTLSTLVITSHVKDGVELAVRHRLPEGIVDIIREHHGTSLVPYFYHKATDEGREERVSERDFRYPGPKPQTKEAAIVMLADSVEAAVRSLARPTPGRIEGLVRKIIKERLADGQFDECDLTLKDLDGVARAFVRVLTGIFHARIEYPDMSSRDLEAKRA; encoded by the coding sequence GTGCCCACTCCGATGGGAAAACCTTCCTCAGCGCTGTCGAGCGCGCAAGACAGAAAGACCGGGCTGTGGGCAGACCCCGGTCTTCAGCGCGCCTTGGTGGCTGCAGGGGTGACCGCAGCTCTCGTCCTCATCCTGTCGGCGATCGTGGTGCCGAAGCGCGTGGATCTCGAGGTTGGGCAGCCCAGCAAGGTCGATGTCGAGGCGTCGCGCGACATAGTCAACCGTCCTGTCACAGACCGTCTGCGTGAGGAGGCGGCACGAGAGGCCATAAAAGAGGCCAACGCGTCGCCAGCGAACTACGACATCAGCCTCGCCGCGAGCATAAGCGCGGAGGATACCATAGACCTCATATTCGATGCCGTGGAAGAAGAGAGGAGGAAACTAGGTGCCAGTCCGTCGGGCGCAGGCGGCCAAGGAGTTGGGGTCGCCTCGCTCCGCGACGGGGTCGAGGACGCCGTGGCCCGGCTTTCCGCAAAGGCCCTCAGAGACTTGGGCACGAGGTTATCGTCTGAGACTCTGGCCATTCTGATGGTCCTCTCAGAGGAGGAGCTCGACGTCGCGAGGGAGGCGTCGAAGGCAGTAGCCGGACGGACGATGAGAGAAATGCGCGTCAGCAAGGAGACGCTTGACGCGGCCACTAAGCACGCTGCGGACGCCGTAGCTTCGCTTGGCTTGGTCGACGCGACCGAGAGGGCGGTCGCCGAGGTCGTCACGAGCCAGATCAGCCCCAATTTAGTGCTCAACCCCGGAAAGGTGGAGAAAGCGCGCGAGGCCGCCATTCGCCAGGTCAAGCCGGTGATGATCCTCAAAGGCCAAGTGGTGATAAGGCGCGGCGAGATCGCCACCGAAGACCACATCGCGATTCTACAAGATCTGGGACTCCTCGTTCCGAAGTTCAATCCCTTCATGTTCCTCAGCATCGTCAGCCTCGTGGTGTTGCTCGTGTCCGTGATCGGAGCGTACCTGTACCTGCACAGGCGCGACGTTTTCTGCAGCGGCAAGCTCCTCCTATTGCTGGGCACGATCATCGTGATGATTGGCGCGGCAGCCGCCGTGATATGCTCCATCCCGTGGCCAGGGGCTTCCTTCCTCGTGCCGGTGAGCCTTGGCACCATGCTCATTGCGGTGCTCGTGGATGCCAGGCTGTCCGCGCTGTCGGCGGTGCTATTCGGCGCCTTGACAGGCGTCATCGCCGGCGGATCGTTCCCCTCGGCTACCGCTGCGACCGTCTCGGGCCTGGCCGGAACGTTCTGCGTGACCAGGATCTCCGAGCGTTCCGACCTCATGCGGGCGGGAGTGGTGGTTGGGGCCGCCGGGGCTGTGGCCATAGCGACCATAGGGCCGCCGGTCGGCGACCCGTCAATCTCGCGATTCTGGTACCTCGGCCTCATCAACGGGGTCTTGTCGACCGTAGTGACCATAGGCTTCCTGCCGTTCTTCGAGAACCTCTTCCGGATCACGTCCGCCATCAAGCTGCTCGAGCTTTCTAACCCGACCCAGCCGCTTCTCAGAAGGCTTCTCGTGGAGGCGCCAGGGACATACCACCACAGCATAATCGTGGGTAACCTGGCGGAGGCGGCGGCGGAGTCAGTTGGGGCTGACTCGCTCCTGGTGCGGGTGGGCTCATACTACCATGACGTGGGCAAGATGAAGAGGCCCTATTTCTTCGTGGAGAACCAGCTCATGCAGGACAACCCTCACGACAGGATAGCTCCGACTCTGAGCACCCTCGTCATTACGTCTCACGTGAAGGACGGGGTAGAGCTCGCCGTTCGCCACCGTCTGCCGGAAGGCATAGTCGACATCATCCGGGAGCACCACGGGACGAGCCTCGTGCCGTACTTCTACCATAAGGCGACGGACGAAGGGCGCGAGGAGCGAGTCAGCGAAAGGGATTTCAGATACCCTGGCCCCAAGCCCCAAACAAAGGAAGCAGCCATAGTGATGCTCGCCGACTCTGTGGAAGCGGCCGTGCGTTCGTTGGCGAGGCCGACGCCCGGCCGTATCGAGGGGCTCGTGAGGAAGATAATAAAGGAAAGGCTTGCCGACGGGCAGTTCGACGAGTGCGATCTGACTCTGAAAGACCTGGATGGGGTTGCCCGCGCTTTCGTCCGGGTGCTCACCGGCATCTTCCACGCCCGGATCGAGTACCCGGACATGAGCAGCAGAGACCTGGAGGCCAAGCGCGCGTAA
- a CDS encoding PhoH family protein has translation MALFGKRDETLRLVEKELGVTISSRGDDLAIDGDPTRVARAREVLTELLGIVRAGHRLTSGDIRYAIDMVSEGFGTSLVEVMSDVVQVTTRGKRICPKTLGQKRYIEAMRRSGIVFAIGPAGTGKTYLAMAMAIAALKSKEISRIVLTRPVVEAGEKLGFLPGDLQEKVDPYLRPLYDAIYDIVGVDAFRKHMERGVIEIAPLAYMRGRTLDDSFIILDEAQNTTHEQMKMFLTRMGFGSKIVVTGDLTQTDLPSRKFSGLEEIQHILRGVEGVEFVYLSDRDVVRNELVQRVIRAYERYEHDKEEA, from the coding sequence ATGGCGCTGTTCGGAAAGCGCGATGAGACCCTTCGGCTCGTCGAGAAGGAGCTTGGCGTCACCATATCGTCCCGGGGGGACGACTTGGCCATCGACGGCGATCCGACTAGGGTGGCGAGGGCCCGCGAGGTGCTCACGGAGCTCTTGGGGATTGTGAGGGCCGGCCACCGGCTCACGTCCGGTGACATTCGGTATGCCATTGACATGGTCAGCGAGGGCTTTGGGACAAGCCTCGTGGAAGTCATGAGCGACGTCGTGCAGGTCACCACCAGAGGTAAGAGGATATGCCCCAAGACCCTCGGTCAGAAGAGGTACATCGAAGCCATGCGTCGGTCGGGCATAGTGTTCGCCATCGGTCCCGCGGGCACGGGGAAGACCTACCTGGCAATGGCGATGGCCATCGCGGCGCTCAAGAGCAAGGAGATTTCCAGGATTGTGTTGACTCGCCCCGTAGTCGAGGCCGGTGAGAAGCTGGGCTTTCTGCCCGGCGACCTCCAAGAGAAGGTGGACCCGTACCTCAGACCGCTTTACGACGCCATATACGACATAGTCGGCGTCGACGCATTCAGAAAACATATGGAGCGCGGTGTCATCGAGATAGCGCCGCTCGCGTACATGCGCGGCCGCACTCTCGACGACTCATTCATCATCCTGGACGAGGCCCAGAACACGACGCACGAGCAGATGAAGATGTTCCTGACGAGGATGGGGTTCGGCTCGAAGATCGTGGTCACGGGCGACCTCACCCAGACTGACCTTCCCAGCAGGAAGTTCTCTGGTCTGGAGGAGATCCAGCACATTCTTCGGGGCGTTGAGGGTGTCGAGTTCGTGTACCTGAGCGACAGGGACGTGGTGCGCAACGAGCTTGTCCAGAGGGTAATCAGGGCGTACGAAAGGTACGAGCACGACAAGGAAGAAGCATAG
- the yqfD gene encoding sporulation protein YqfD → MLLAALWPYLRGYVIITVKGRALEKFVNTALARGIDLWDITRVDDRSLVARAYLHDLSSLGKALRETGCRGRIEEKIGVPFLVRRLARRKGLVAGLVLFSVTLYVVSSFVWFVDVSGVQRTDPALVLELAKKHGLRPGAWKRSIDSREVARGILADLPSLAWAAVHIKGTMASIEVAEKTLPDVSPGVVDVVAAEDALVTNLIVLSGEPLVSEGDTVAKGQVLIAGLIRGADDRHGEREAVEVVNARGIVVGRVWRTHSEELRLVREVASATGRVATTRRFTVGALTLVVGPKEPPFTDYEEERSSYRVPIRGGVWSSFGVDVTTYREIARRVEVLDREAVLSETRARARGALEARLPSGAKILDVREDVRYSQGGAIVFTMTMETTEDIALERRQERGVERSDGS, encoded by the coding sequence GTGCTGCTCGCAGCCCTGTGGCCATACTTGAGGGGCTATGTTATAATCACAGTCAAGGGAAGAGCCCTCGAGAAGTTCGTGAACACGGCCCTGGCGCGTGGGATAGATCTCTGGGACATAACCAGGGTTGACGACCGCTCCCTCGTGGCAAGGGCCTATCTTCACGACCTTTCCTCTCTTGGGAAGGCTTTGCGCGAGACGGGGTGCCGAGGGAGGATCGAGGAAAAGATCGGCGTGCCCTTCCTCGTTCGGAGGCTTGCCAGGAGGAAGGGCCTCGTAGCCGGTCTGGTGCTTTTTTCCGTCACCCTTTACGTGGTCTCGTCGTTCGTATGGTTCGTGGACGTCTCTGGAGTCCAGAGGACCGATCCCGCGCTCGTGCTCGAGCTGGCAAAGAAGCACGGACTTCGTCCCGGCGCGTGGAAGAGATCCATCGACTCCAGGGAGGTTGCGAGGGGCATCCTGGCCGACCTTCCCAGCCTCGCGTGGGCAGCCGTCCACATCAAGGGGACCATGGCCAGCATCGAGGTGGCTGAGAAGACTCTGCCCGACGTGAGCCCGGGAGTGGTCGACGTCGTCGCGGCGGAAGACGCGCTTGTCACGAACTTGATAGTGCTATCCGGGGAGCCCCTGGTGAGTGAGGGTGACACGGTAGCCAAGGGCCAAGTGCTGATAGCAGGGCTCATTCGTGGCGCAGACGACCGGCACGGCGAAAGAGAAGCAGTTGAGGTCGTGAACGCTCGAGGCATCGTGGTGGGCAGAGTATGGCGAACCCATTCGGAGGAGCTCAGGCTGGTGCGGGAGGTGGCAAGCGCGACCGGCAGGGTGGCGACGACGCGCCGCTTCACGGTGGGTGCGCTCACATTGGTGGTCGGGCCGAAGGAGCCACCCTTCACCGACTATGAGGAGGAACGGAGTTCGTACCGGGTGCCCATCCGGGGCGGAGTGTGGAGTTCGTTCGGAGTGGACGTCACCACGTATCGCGAGATCGCTCGAAGGGTCGAGGTGCTGGACAGGGAGGCTGTGCTTTCCGAGACGCGCGCCAGAGCGCGAGGTGCCCTTGAGGCAAGGTTACCATCTGGCGCCAAGATCCTTGACGTGAGGGAGGACGTTAGGTACTCTCAAGGCGGAGCGATCGTTTTCACGATGACGATGGAGACCACAGAAGACATAGCTCTGGAGAGGAGGCAAGAGCGGGGAGTTGAACGTTCAGACGGCTCCTGA
- the yqfC gene encoding sporulation protein YqfC has product MRGGGVNGMAGRVEEKLADFFEIPKNVLLDMPKLVVMGNVQLCVENHQGLIEYSQERVRVATSRGEVSVEGRDLSISRITKTELTVEGRIYRVTLWE; this is encoded by the coding sequence ATGCGTGGGGGTGGCGTGAACGGCATGGCCGGCCGAGTGGAGGAAAAGCTCGCTGACTTCTTCGAGATCCCCAAGAACGTCCTTCTCGATATGCCCAAGCTGGTAGTAATGGGCAACGTGCAGCTTTGCGTGGAGAACCATCAGGGCCTCATCGAGTACTCTCAGGAACGCGTGAGAGTGGCCACTTCCCGCGGCGAGGTCTCTGTGGAAGGCCGAGACCTATCCATCAGCAGGATAACGAAAACAGAGCTGACCGTGGAAGGACGCATATACCGCGTGACACTGTGGGAATGA